Proteins found in one Nocardia brasiliensis ATCC 700358 genomic segment:
- a CDS encoding NAD(P)/FAD-dependent oxidoreductase translates to MYDVIVVGTRVAGAPLAMLLAQRGYKVLAVDRATFPSDTPSTHYIHQAGLGFLKSWGLLDKVVAAGTPAIRHLNFSYTDIVIKGFANTSADGIDAVYCPRRTVLDKILVDAAGDAGVEVIHGFTVNGLVFDGDQVAGIRGQVGDGAEREFRAKLVIGADGSNSTVAKAVGAAEYEGSPAACFIYYSYYEGVDWGMQHRTGFGEQQFAAWPTNDDLSLVAVMRKRDRFRDFRTDPDAGVQAIVSQIDPELGARLRDTGKRVEQFRPMLYPDNYRRRSFGPGWALVGDAGYHKDPFTGWGITDAFKYAQLLADLAHEGLSGARPMDDALAEYERERDAQSASTFELTLSISELSLTPYYDSVFRATSYDEDYIKGFFGLIAGIYPPEKYFGEAELAALYEKVDFPAAARHVTKDGVTA, encoded by the coding sequence ATGTACGACGTCATCGTTGTCGGAACTCGGGTCGCGGGCGCGCCGCTGGCCATGCTGCTCGCCCAGCGGGGCTACAAGGTCCTCGCCGTGGACCGTGCCACCTTCCCCAGTGACACGCCGTCCACCCATTACATCCATCAGGCCGGCCTCGGCTTCCTGAAGTCGTGGGGGCTGCTGGACAAGGTGGTCGCCGCGGGCACCCCTGCGATCCGGCACCTGAACTTTTCCTACACCGACATCGTGATCAAGGGCTTCGCGAACACCTCGGCCGACGGTATCGACGCCGTGTACTGCCCGCGCCGCACGGTGCTCGACAAGATCCTGGTGGACGCCGCGGGTGACGCGGGCGTCGAGGTGATCCACGGATTCACGGTCAACGGACTGGTTTTCGACGGCGACCAGGTGGCCGGGATCCGCGGTCAGGTAGGCGACGGCGCCGAGCGGGAGTTCCGGGCCAAACTGGTGATCGGTGCCGACGGTTCGAACTCGACGGTCGCCAAGGCGGTGGGCGCCGCCGAGTACGAGGGGTCTCCGGCCGCGTGCTTCATCTACTACTCGTACTACGAGGGTGTCGACTGGGGGATGCAGCACCGCACCGGTTTCGGCGAACAGCAGTTCGCGGCGTGGCCGACCAACGACGATCTGTCCCTGGTCGCGGTGATGCGCAAGCGGGACCGGTTCCGCGACTTCCGCACCGATCCCGACGCGGGTGTGCAGGCGATCGTCTCCCAGATCGACCCGGAACTCGGTGCGCGCCTGCGCGATACCGGCAAGCGGGTCGAGCAGTTCCGGCCCATGCTCTACCCGGACAACTACCGCCGCCGGTCCTTCGGTCCGGGCTGGGCGCTCGTGGGTGACGCCGGGTACCACAAGGATCCGTTCACCGGCTGGGGTATCACCGACGCCTTCAAGTACGCGCAGCTGCTGGCCGATCTGGCGCACGAGGGACTTTCGGGCGCCCGCCCGATGGATGACGCGCTGGCCGAGTACGAGCGCGAGCGTGACGCGCAGAGCGCCAGCACTTTCGAACTGACGCTGAGCATCTCGGAGCTGTCGCTGACCCCGTACTACGACTCGGTGTTCCGCGCCACCAGCTACGACGAGGACTACATCAAGGGCTTCTTCGGCTTGATCGCCGGCATCTACCCGCCGGAGAAGTACTTCGGCGAGGCGGAGCTCGCGGCGCTGTACGAGAAGGTCGACTTCCCGGCCGCGGCCCGGCATGTCACCAAAGACGGAGTGACCGCGTGA
- a CDS encoding SGNH/GDSL hydrolase family protein: protein MSAPGLVALGDSFVEGRGDAAAGGGYRGWVPRLGGQLGLRPAVVRNFGTHGATTTAVLEQQLRLAVSTRASLYGVVVGVNDLVSDFDATRFERNLETLFGTLRAAGATVFTASYPDIPARLPVPDKFRALLRERFVFANTVLADVTAATGTLLLDIAATPEWEQPQVWTADGLHPSSLGHHLFACGAAELIASRTATTVAA from the coding sequence GTGAGCGCCCCCGGCCTCGTCGCCCTGGGCGACAGTTTCGTGGAGGGCCGCGGTGATGCCGCGGCCGGGGGCGGCTATCGCGGATGGGTGCCCCGCCTCGGCGGGCAGCTCGGCCTGCGTCCTGCCGTCGTACGCAACTTCGGTACACACGGTGCCACCACTACAGCGGTGCTGGAACAGCAGCTGCGCCTTGCCGTTTCGACGCGAGCCAGCCTCTACGGTGTGGTGGTCGGCGTGAACGATCTGGTCAGCGACTTCGACGCGACCCGGTTCGAACGCAACCTGGAGACGCTGTTCGGCACGTTACGTGCCGCCGGTGCCACGGTTTTCACGGCCAGCTATCCGGATATCCCGGCACGGCTGCCGGTACCGGACAAGTTTCGTGCGCTGCTGCGCGAGCGGTTCGTGTTCGCCAACACGGTGCTCGCCGACGTGACCGCGGCGACCGGCACCCTGTTGCTCGATATCGCGGCCACGCCCGAATGGGAGCAGCCGCAGGTGTGGACCGCCGACGGACTGCACCCGAGTTCGCTCGGCCACCACCTGTTCGCCTGCGGCGCCGCCGAACTCATCGCGTCGCGCACCGCGACGACCGTCGCCGCCTGA
- a CDS encoding type I polyketide synthase, with product MTDDRRLARNPIAIVGMSGLLPNAHNHREYWQNIVDGVDCTTEVPASRWRLDDYFDADPDAPDKTYSRRGAFLPDIEFDPLEFGLPPNQLEVTSTMQTLSLGVARDLLTDAGAVDSAWYDPGRTGVVLGTTGPVPLMHPLAARLSTPVLKEAARSVGLSDDDADAVADKFVAAFAPWEANSFPGLLANITAGRVANRLGLGGINCTVDAACAASLAALRTAIAELQDGRADMMITGGVDTENTIFIYLCFSKVGALSSSGQISPFSADANGTLLGEGITMLALRRLDDARRDGNRIYAVIRGLGSSSDGRAKSIYAPRAGGQRVALDRAYADAECSPADVALIEAHATGTPVGDKTELSALKGLLSEATSEARFAALGSVKSQIGHTKGAAGTASLMKLAFALHQKVLPGTINVAAPNAEIAPVDAPYYVNTRTRPWIRDPQRPIRRAAASAFGFGGTNFHVVLEEADSVRDQPVLHRTARAHLWHAADVAGLIDAVRSVEPVDGGDIPDDHPRIGFVSVDDENAEHLRALAVDELVRRPDAAAWDHPEGVYFRAAALPDRKVGALFAGQGSQYVDMGSDAALNHPAVGAAFDTANAAFAGAPVRLSSVVFPPPAFDEETAHEQETALRRTEFAQPAIGALSAGQFGALTGYGFRADGYLGHSFGELTALWAAGALGTDDFFGLARARGAAMTPAQGVAAGTMAALGASRETAGELLDGVDDVWICNHNAPDQVVIGGGTDGVAAVVARATERGLVTRALPVSGAFHTPYVAHAVDAFARATATVSIGVPDAPVYANTPGARYGGDVAANRQLLTEQLSKPVEFAAALTAMRESGCTVFVEFGPKQVLTALVRRTLGDDVIAIATDSGPIGNSDLALARAAVRLAVLGFGLHGINRHTAPAAVRHRPSRPMTVTISAPEYVPQTRRAAYAAALDDGYRVQAVAAQPDVPAAVPISAPVDTVVDRQPENTVVAPTFLEATETTVYQAAQPYDPGADALDSALHQHLQTHRQFLDGQLDLARGLAGVLGNGALDESTLRAVEAVKEHGVAISESHSRASEVLAQLAELESGFAPVARPAAPPRRVESTRQSAIESAPERRGLGAVESATVHAVSEPQRNGHAASTAVKAPVADAPGAVSAAAAAEAATPVVETSTPAPGTEGRVSTDALRQALQEVVAEKTGYPVEMVDPAMDLEADLGVDSIKRVQVIGALQERFPDLPNLGPEQLGTLRTLDQIADLLGAAEPAGQAERPSTADAGSNGVPAADTSPVAAQADTGEVNGEVLRRALQEVVAEKTGYPVEMVDPAMDLEADLGVDSIKRVQVIGALQERFPDLPSLGPEQLGTLRTLDQIVDELAPAVGGDVHPKAEAAAETPRHTVELSALPALDHAEGVYSGEARVALVDLAGGADADCAALDTALTALGWSVRRLNAAEATDVVRAEAVDVCVGVLSGGVTEWDAAQRVLTDAILLAGQAVPRLRQSGDRAAFVTVTRLDGGLGLRGRAAPVHALLGGVGGVVKTLAAEHPSLFCRALDVDPDVAPAKLAELVTAELFDPARDTLEVGIDAAGQRWTLVPSGYAPARSVSAVTPLDEQAPSVLTADDLLVVTGGARGVTATCVLALAARSEARFLLLGRSESTPEPEWAAGVAEADLKAAALRALAGSGAKPRDIERACAGVRAAREIRATLHELGSRAEYLAVDATDETAVRTALEPWRDTITGVVHGAGVLADSMITDKTSETITRVLNPKLTGLATILAALGCRASTAEPVSAVGLVGEAETAGAASAVHAAGGLRHLILFTSVAGLFGNTGQADYAAANEALSRFPASWRGAHPDCHVTAIDWGAWDGGMVTPELRQHFQDRGIALLAPEAGAAAFTEQFTVARADDAVVLIGPGNGLSGDSTVAPGVVRARRIVTGLTDDPIIQAHRIGEHIVLPATFGLGAMAGLAERALAGRTVVGARDFQVLKGLVFDRPVDELELEVLPGATTDGRTLVDASIRGDGVLHFRATLLLAAAAETAPHKAIPSGSASDANIYRDGIQFHGPALQGLRMVRAASDDAIVFDCALPAARVANGAYASRLHDPVLADLILQGPPVLGYRLLGAACLPLGAGRVDYYEPLPGDESFVLIVDNPRAGRFDARIDATAVTADGTVLQRFSDVTVVTTPDLTEKFQTSVRRWMA from the coding sequence GTGACAGACGACAGACGCCTGGCGCGCAACCCGATCGCCATCGTCGGGATGTCCGGGCTGCTGCCCAACGCGCACAACCATCGAGAGTATTGGCAGAACATCGTCGACGGCGTGGACTGCACCACCGAGGTGCCCGCGTCCCGCTGGCGCCTCGACGACTATTTCGACGCCGACCCGGACGCGCCGGACAAGACCTACTCGCGCCGCGGCGCCTTCCTGCCCGATATCGAATTCGACCCGCTGGAATTCGGGCTGCCGCCCAACCAGCTCGAAGTCACCAGCACCATGCAGACATTGAGCCTAGGCGTCGCGCGAGATCTGCTCACCGACGCGGGAGCGGTGGACTCCGCCTGGTACGACCCGGGCCGCACCGGGGTGGTGCTCGGCACCACCGGCCCGGTGCCGCTGATGCATCCGCTCGCCGCGCGACTGTCGACGCCGGTGCTGAAGGAGGCGGCGCGTTCGGTCGGGCTGTCCGACGACGACGCGGACGCGGTCGCGGACAAGTTCGTCGCGGCTTTCGCGCCGTGGGAGGCGAATTCGTTCCCGGGCCTGCTGGCCAACATCACCGCGGGCCGGGTCGCGAACCGGCTCGGGCTCGGCGGCATCAACTGCACCGTCGACGCGGCCTGCGCGGCCTCGCTGGCCGCGCTGCGCACGGCGATCGCCGAATTGCAGGACGGCCGTGCGGACATGATGATCACCGGTGGCGTGGACACCGAGAACACGATCTTCATCTACCTGTGCTTCAGCAAGGTCGGCGCGCTGTCGTCGAGCGGGCAGATCAGCCCGTTCTCGGCGGACGCGAACGGCACGCTGCTCGGTGAGGGCATCACCATGCTCGCGCTGCGGCGGCTCGACGACGCGCGCCGCGACGGCAACCGGATCTATGCGGTGATCCGGGGGCTCGGCTCGTCCAGCGACGGACGCGCGAAAAGCATCTACGCGCCGCGCGCGGGCGGTCAGCGGGTCGCGCTCGACCGCGCCTACGCCGACGCGGAGTGCTCGCCCGCCGATGTCGCGTTGATCGAGGCGCACGCCACCGGCACCCCGGTCGGGGACAAGACCGAGCTGTCGGCGCTCAAAGGGCTACTGTCCGAGGCGACTTCGGAAGCCCGGTTCGCCGCGCTCGGCAGTGTGAAATCTCAGATCGGGCACACCAAGGGCGCGGCGGGCACCGCCAGCCTGATGAAACTGGCGTTCGCGCTGCACCAGAAGGTGTTGCCGGGCACCATCAACGTGGCGGCGCCCAACGCCGAGATCGCGCCGGTCGACGCGCCCTATTACGTGAACACCCGCACCCGGCCGTGGATCCGGGACCCGCAGCGCCCGATCCGGCGCGCCGCCGCCTCGGCTTTCGGCTTCGGCGGCACGAACTTTCACGTGGTCCTGGAGGAAGCCGACTCGGTGCGTGATCAGCCGGTACTGCACCGGACCGCGCGGGCGCACCTGTGGCACGCGGCGGACGTCGCCGGACTGATCGACGCGGTGCGCAGCGTCGAACCGGTGGACGGCGGCGACATCCCGGACGACCACCCGCGCATCGGCTTCGTGTCGGTGGACGACGAGAACGCCGAGCACCTGCGCGCGCTCGCCGTGGACGAACTGGTCCGCAGGCCCGACGCTGCCGCGTGGGATCACCCCGAGGGTGTGTACTTCCGGGCTGCCGCGCTGCCCGACCGCAAGGTCGGTGCGCTGTTCGCCGGGCAGGGCAGTCAGTACGTCGACATGGGATCGGATGCGGCGCTGAACCATCCGGCCGTCGGTGCGGCGTTCGATACGGCCAACGCCGCGTTCGCCGGGGCGCCGGTCCGGCTCTCCAGTGTGGTGTTCCCGCCGCCCGCCTTCGACGAAGAGACGGCGCACGAGCAGGAAACCGCTTTGCGCCGAACCGAATTCGCGCAGCCGGCGATCGGCGCGCTGTCCGCCGGGCAGTTCGGGGCGCTGACCGGGTACGGGTTCCGAGCCGACGGATACCTCGGGCACAGCTTCGGTGAGCTGACGGCGCTGTGGGCCGCCGGCGCGCTGGGCACCGATGACTTCTTCGGGCTGGCCAGGGCGCGCGGTGCGGCGATGACGCCGGCGCAGGGCGTGGCCGCGGGCACGATGGCCGCGCTCGGCGCGTCCCGGGAGACGGCCGGGGAACTGCTCGACGGCGTCGACGACGTCTGGATCTGCAACCACAACGCGCCGGATCAGGTGGTGATCGGCGGCGGGACCGACGGGGTAGCCGCCGTCGTGGCGCGGGCTACCGAGCGGGGCCTGGTCACCAGGGCGCTGCCGGTGTCCGGTGCGTTCCACACGCCGTACGTCGCGCACGCGGTCGACGCGTTCGCACGGGCCACCGCGACGGTGTCCATCGGAGTGCCCGACGCACCGGTGTACGCGAACACACCGGGTGCGCGGTACGGCGGCGATGTCGCGGCCAATCGGCAGTTGCTCACCGAACAGCTCAGCAAGCCGGTCGAATTCGCCGCGGCACTGACCGCGATGCGGGAATCCGGCTGCACGGTGTTCGTGGAGTTCGGCCCGAAGCAGGTGCTCACCGCACTGGTGCGGCGCACGCTCGGTGACGACGTGATCGCCATCGCCACCGATTCCGGGCCCATCGGCAACAGCGATCTCGCGCTGGCACGGGCCGCGGTGCGGCTCGCGGTGCTCGGGTTCGGGCTGCACGGCATCAACCGGCACACGGCACCGGCCGCGGTGCGACACCGGCCGAGTCGTCCGATGACGGTGACGATCTCGGCCCCGGAGTATGTCCCGCAGACGCGGCGCGCGGCTTACGCGGCGGCGCTCGACGACGGATATCGCGTGCAGGCGGTAGCGGCGCAGCCGGATGTGCCGGCTGCCGTCCCCATCTCGGCGCCGGTCGACACCGTGGTCGATCGGCAACCCGAAAACACAGTCGTGGCACCTACTTTCCTCGAGGCGACGGAGACCACCGTGTATCAAGCCGCACAACCCTACGATCCAGGTGCCGACGCGCTGGACAGCGCGCTCCATCAGCACCTGCAGACGCACCGGCAGTTCCTGGACGGGCAACTCGATCTGGCCCGCGGACTCGCCGGCGTGCTCGGCAACGGCGCGCTCGACGAGTCGACGCTGCGGGCGGTCGAAGCCGTCAAGGAGCACGGCGTGGCGATCAGTGAAAGTCACTCCCGGGCCAGCGAAGTGCTCGCGCAGCTGGCCGAGCTCGAGAGTGGGTTCGCCCCGGTGGCGCGTCCGGCCGCGCCGCCACGGCGGGTCGAATCCACGCGGCAGTCCGCGATCGAGTCCGCGCCCGAGCGGAGGGGACTCGGTGCGGTGGAAAGCGCGACCGTGCACGCTGTTTCGGAGCCGCAGCGCAACGGGCATGCCGCGTCCACGGCAGTAAAAGCGCCGGTGGCCGACGCGCCCGGCGCTGTGTCTGCTGCTGCGGCGGCCGAAGCAGCGACGCCGGTGGTCGAGACATCCACGCCGGCGCCGGGGACCGAGGGCCGGGTTTCGACCGACGCGCTGCGGCAGGCTCTCCAAGAGGTCGTCGCCGAGAAGACCGGTTATCCGGTGGAGATGGTCGATCCGGCCATGGATCTCGAGGCCGATCTGGGCGTGGACTCGATCAAGCGGGTACAGGTGATCGGGGCATTGCAGGAACGGTTCCCGGACCTGCCGAATCTCGGTCCGGAACAGCTCGGCACGCTACGCACATTGGACCAGATCGCGGACTTGCTGGGCGCGGCTGAACCGGCGGGCCAGGCGGAGCGACCGAGCACAGCGGACGCCGGGTCGAACGGCGTACCCGCGGCGGACACCAGTCCCGTTGCCGCACAGGCCGACACCGGCGAGGTCAACGGCGAGGTTCTGCGGCGCGCGCTGCAGGAAGTCGTCGCCGAGAAGACCGGTTACCCGGTCGAGATGGTCGATCCGGCCATGGATCTCGAGGCCGATCTGGGCGTGGACTCGATCAAGCGCGTACAGGTGATCGGGGCATTGCAGGAACGGTTCCCGGACTTGCCGAGCCTCGGCCCGGAACAACTGGGCACGTTGCGCACGCTCGACCAGATCGTCGACGAGCTCGCGCCGGCGGTGGGCGGTGATGTCCACCCAAAAGCTGAAGCCGCGGCCGAAACGCCGCGGCACACCGTCGAACTGAGTGCGCTGCCCGCGCTGGACCATGCGGAGGGGGTGTACTCCGGCGAGGCTCGCGTGGCACTTGTCGACCTCGCCGGGGGCGCCGACGCGGACTGTGCCGCGCTGGACACGGCGTTGACCGCGCTGGGCTGGTCGGTGCGGCGGCTGAACGCCGCCGAGGCGACCGACGTCGTGCGCGCCGAGGCAGTCGACGTATGCGTCGGCGTCCTCAGCGGCGGTGTCACGGAATGGGATGCGGCACAGCGGGTGTTGACCGATGCGATTCTCCTCGCCGGGCAGGCGGTGCCGCGGTTACGGCAGTCCGGTGACCGGGCCGCGTTCGTCACGGTGACCCGGCTCGACGGCGGGCTCGGGTTACGCGGGCGCGCGGCACCGGTGCACGCGCTGCTGGGCGGTGTCGGCGGTGTGGTGAAAACGCTTGCCGCGGAACATCCGTCGCTGTTCTGCCGGGCGCTGGACGTCGATCCGGATGTGGCGCCCGCCAAGCTGGCCGAGCTGGTGACGGCCGAGCTGTTCGATCCGGCGCGGGACACGCTCGAGGTCGGTATCGACGCGGCGGGGCAGCGGTGGACCCTGGTGCCGAGCGGGTACGCGCCCGCCCGGTCGGTGTCGGCTGTCACGCCGCTGGACGAGCAAGCGCCGAGTGTGCTCACGGCGGACGATCTGCTGGTGGTGACCGGCGGCGCCCGCGGGGTGACGGCGACGTGCGTGCTCGCGCTCGCCGCCCGGAGCGAGGCTCGGTTCCTGCTGCTCGGGCGCTCGGAGTCGACGCCGGAACCCGAATGGGCGGCGGGCGTTGCCGAGGCGGATCTGAAGGCTGCCGCGCTGCGGGCGCTCGCCGGCTCCGGAGCCAAACCGCGGGATATCGAACGCGCCTGCGCCGGCGTGCGTGCCGCGCGGGAGATCCGGGCGACGCTGCACGAGTTGGGTTCGCGGGCGGAGTATCTCGCCGTCGACGCGACCGACGAGACCGCGGTCCGGACGGCCCTCGAACCATGGCGCGACACGATCACCGGCGTCGTGCACGGCGCAGGCGTGCTCGCCGATTCCATGATCACGGACAAGACCTCCGAAACGATCACCCGAGTCCTGAACCCCAAGCTCACCGGCCTGGCCACGATCCTCGCGGCCCTGGGCTGCCGGGCCTCGACAGCTGAACCGGTGTCTGCGGTCGGGCTGGTGGGCGAGGCCGAAACCGCAGGTGCCGCTTCGGCCGTGCACGCTGCCGGTGGACTACGGCACCTGATCCTGTTCACCTCCGTGGCCGGGTTGTTCGGTAACACGGGGCAGGCGGACTACGCCGCCGCGAACGAGGCGCTGTCCCGGTTCCCGGCCAGTTGGCGGGGTGCGCATCCGGATTGCCATGTGACCGCGATCGATTGGGGCGCATGGGACGGCGGGATGGTGACTCCTGAACTGCGGCAGCACTTTCAGGACCGTGGCATCGCGTTGCTCGCGCCCGAGGCCGGGGCGGCGGCTTTCACGGAACAGTTCACCGTGGCACGAGCAGATGATGCGGTCGTGCTCATCGGGCCCGGGAACGGACTGTCCGGCGACAGCACGGTCGCACCGGGCGTCGTCCGAGCGCGGCGCATCGTCACCGGACTCACCGACGATCCGATCATCCAGGCGCACCGCATCGGCGAGCACATCGTGCTGCCCGCCACGTTCGGCTTGGGCGCGATGGCCGGGCTGGCGGAACGCGCGCTGGCCGGCCGGACAGTGGTGGGCGCGCGTGACTT